Part of the Sulfurovum xiamenensis genome, TTACAGGCATTGTACAAAAAAAGTACAATGCTTGTATAGATAACTACTTAGATAGCGTCAATAATCGCATTTAGTGTAGCAGATGGTCTCATCGCTTTCGCAGCCAACTCATCATTCGGGTGGAAATATCCACCAACATCTTGAGGCTTACCTTCAACTTCTAAAAGTTCAGCAATGATCACTTCTTCTTTTTCGTTAAGTGCATTTGCAACAGAAGTAAACTTCGCTTCCAATTCTGCATCACCTGAGTTAGCCAATGCATTTGCCCAGTACTGTGCCAAGTAGAAGTGAGAAGCTTTGTTATCCGGCTGACCTACTTTTCTTCCTGGTGCT contains:
- a CDS encoding NADP-dependent isocitrate dehydrogenase; translated protein: APGRKVGQPDNKASHFYLAQYWANALANSGDAELEAKFTSVANALNEKEEVIIAELLEVEGKPQDVGGYFHPNDELAAKAMRPSATLNAIIDAI